tgacatggaaatgtttttatttacagtttaactAACATAACTAGCTAAGTGTCTAAGTTATGTGACGATGTCACATGTTCATCACGTGCTCATTAAGGAGAGCTACCTGCTGTAATGAAATGAACATAAGTCGAACCAGTTTAGTTCGTAATCAGtctaaatgtctgtgatgctcctgcgCCACACTCGGAATGAAATCTACTTGTTTTTGAAAGTTGTGCAAAAGAGAAATCAGGAAATCAGTTTGCAGATCTATAACACTataaaaagtttataaaaattTCATCTCACTCCAAGAAATGTcatcttaccaagtgaaaatatctgatTTATAGTCAGATGTATGTATTATtacctattataagattacaataaaccaaattattaatataaagattattaaacctatttctagacattctTTACTAATTTCAGGCTTGAAACAGTCTCGTTCTATTAGTGgatattttttgctaattttaaacaataattcttagaaagaagcaaaattatctgccaacagaataagaaaatctTAACgctgaaatgagtaaaaaatttctagaaacaggtttaataatcttatatttggtttatggtaatcttataatatgaaatattagatacatttgactatattcaagatattttcactttccgaaatgtaatttttgcagtgtttgaaCAGTTTTTCAGCCTCCCTAAACCTTACACATTACTATGTTTAAATAATATCTTTATTAGAGAATAAGGAGCTCACAAACTGTATCCTGCATGTTTACTCCATTTGAGAAGCCTGAACTATGCGTTTAGACACCGtttcatttttctacataatgtCCAATTCATTCAATGCAAGTGTTCCAGCACTTAAAGAGTGAATGGATTcctcctgaaaaaaaaacattcagtgactCGATTTGAATTTATGTCTcgcttttaaggttttcatttgactcaccctcatatATCTAAATTATGGCTATAATACAAGgccactatctgtatttgtttagtgcttcaaatatacagtacatatctgtatctggatttaAACCTaatgtgggcgtggcctaaactggaagttttttttttatatgaaccctaccactatgccgcCGGAAACACTGGACAAACCCGAGAGGTAGAAACATCAGCAGTGTCAGCACAGTGTGTGAATTctagctctgacagttcctcaacatCACTCTAGTTTATATTTAGTTTCAACTAAGAAATTATGCgagattatttttgtttgcacctgtCCGAGAAAGCAAATTTAATTGGTTCTACTTCACAAAATAtcaacaaactagtagcctaattttaaagactgcaaccctgaccaggcagttactaaggatgaatgaatgaacgctgGATGGTCATGTTAATTAGTGTGGTCTTTGTTTATACCataagcttcatatctgaccgcttGCTCATGACTCTATAAAAGTAACAACCTCTAGGGTCAatcagatgccctgtgaacatttctgacaaaaaaaaccaaacaaaacgaATAGTGTGCCTCCTTTCTGAACAAGTCTGCTCAGAACATGTTCTTGTTCATTCGTAATCGGTTAGATCCCTAATTTAAATGATAGACCTAGAAATGTGATGAGATTTATGAATATCTCGTAAACCAAAAATCGCCCACGCTGAATACGACTCTGTGGAGCGTTGGCACTACAAACCCAGGCCACAACCAGCCAGAACCACAAACTAACACCTCGGCACCGTGCTGTGAGTCTGTGTCTGTTCTCTGAAGTGGTCTACATCCAGGTGAGTGAGTATACATACTTTTAAAACATCCCAAATCCATTCTGAGTAGCTTTTAATTAAATGCAGCACCTGATTTGCTTCTAAGATTCTCCTCCCAGACGGCACACGGGCTCACTATGATCAGTGAAATGAGGTCTGTTCGAGTCGTGCTATGACACTACTGCTACTACGCTGACCtgttcattgtgtgtgtatgaaagaaaaagagaacgAGAGACACTGGTGGTCATCACTAGTGGTACCAGGATGATTTTAGACTACTCAAATGGCCTGACCACTGGCTAACACAAATCTAGCGCTGGTTTAGCGCCTGGTTTTTGTACATGCCCTGTGCAACAGAGCTGCTCTGAGTAGCTGGTTTGAGagtagtgtgtatgtatgtgtgtgtgtgtgtgtgtgtgtgtgtgtgtgttgaagtgttCTGACTTGAGGTTAGacatctgtatatgtgtgtgtatgtgtgtatttgtgtccaTAGCTGCTAAGGTTCACTTTCAGGTAGATCAGTCTAAGACATAGCGCAGAGACAGAAGGGCCACCTGTAAATCGGCTGGCGGAGAAAATCTAAAGGGGGAGGGGTTAAACACTCCGTAAAAAGCAAATGTAGAATAAATAGCCATTTCTGAAAAACATCGAAGGAGAACACGAGCCCCGGTGAAGGTCCTGACGCCGCCTCTGCCTCTGCCATCATGCTGCTGGTGCGTTTGACGCGTGGAAAGGCGGATGAGGTGGGACCGGGACCGGGACTGTGTCGACGTGTTTAAAAGGACGgagatggtcaggtgtgtacatttaaaaaaaaaaaaaaaaaaaagttgccatTCCTTTCTAGCGCTCACACATCCTGGTCCTCGAAGACCTCGAGGAAGAGTGGAGGGAACAGCTCGGTGGGACACTCCACCTTCATGTGCAGGAAGCGGCTGGCGTGGCATGCACCGATCATGCGCAGGTCCGTCACCTTCATCAGCAGCTTGGGCCAGAAGTGGGGAATGTTGTGCTTGCGATAGTTGATGTAGTGCTCGAACGCCAGCAGGTACGTCTCCTGGCACTTCTCGATCTTCTCCACACACGTCAAACCTGAGCGGTCTGGAAATGAACGAggggggacaaaaaaaaaacttaatgaaCTTAATGAACAGTTCAGACGATGTGTTTCCCCTTACACCGAGAGAGACTTGGTGTCTTTAGACTAATCTCacttggatactgtagatttgttcctaagaactgctgctgtattcATGAAGACTCTTATGCTCATAATGAAcctcctttcaacacacttagtaccgTTTCTCTTTACACAAGCTTCTAAACAAATGATAGTTTCTGATCTTCGTACTTGTGCATGCATGACGTAGCACACATCTTGAAGTTTTTCTCCAGCTTGATAGAATTGACTTTGTACGTATTCTTACACAACTGTTGATTGACAGACAACGACTGTAAAATATCCACATTACGAGTGCAGTGAGAAAAGCTGGAAACGCAAGAGCAATACTAAGAAAAACGTGGAAATGTTTGTGCAAGGAGCCCAAATAATCAGAGCTTATAActaataatttcattttgtgcttgtCTAAATCCAGTGATTCCATTACAGCGAGTTGAAACGATGTACATGTTAGCGGTATAACTAGATATAAATACTTATTTTTATAGTAGATAGCATGGTTTTTCTCAAGGTTTCACATGAACAAGAAAGCTAATCTATTCCTGGCAGACACCTTGCCCCTGTGAAGTGGTTTTTATCACTTGTTCCCAAACATGCAATCTGATTCAtcagaaggttaaaaaaaaaaaagcttgatggTACTCGTTTTTCTGAAAAgtgaaacttttaaaaaaatttagaagCTCTTCTATGCACAAAAAGGTGAGagcaacactttttaaaaacagtaagtGTAAAAGAAGCCAAAATTCATCACACAAGCTTATCGTCACTTGTTACTTCTAGACAAATAAGTCTGTATGAACCAAACTGGAACTACATTATCATCCAAGTCTCTTACAATTCCATACAATTCAacctttaaattttaaaatttacgTTAAGATATAGATAGAACAGTGTATTTCGGTGTCAGAAACCTACGATAGTGTTTTAGggtcaaaaatacaaaaaaaaaaaaacaatatttctagaaaaaaaatcatattttttatgagaaaaaaattgcaatatttTGTCATAATACTCTGATAAAATGGTACATATAACATTCATGTGTTAAAATGAGGAATGTTGATTTGGAGAAataactgtttctttttttaaagatgaactCACAGGCAGTGgttaaaactattttttcttataatatcagatattatgatttttttccctgatatattatgacttttttcctaaaaatatgacaatttaatctcaaaatattttgaccttattttttttttttgacgttATTCTTGAAAtcttgtattttaaatttataaagaGAAGCCCTAAAACACCATGGCAGTAACCTCATGCTCCAGTGTGTTGGAGATCTACCAGCCTGTCTGCAGCGCCTGGGTGATTTATTCATGTCATACACGCAAGGCTAAACTGTTATCTCTGAGACTTCAGTGCCGTACCTGAGCTCATGAGCAGCACGGCCTGCAGCAGCGCCACCTCCGTGTCGTCCAGGTTGAACTGCGCAAGGCTCTTGCCCAGGTCGAAGATGGCGTCGGAGACCACGCCCAGACCGCCGTTCTTCAGCTGCTCCCTCTTCACGGCCATCTCTCCGCTCAGCGTCAGAGTCTCGCTCTCGGGGTCGTACCTCACCGCCGCCCGCAGAGACATGATCTCCATACAGCAGCCCTTCAGCAGGATGATCTGATCCTCACAaggcagctacacacacacacacacacacacacacacacacaaaacggtttcagtgtttatttcagttatatCAGTTATAGCTCAAacaagattacacacacactatatatataatacacatacaatatatatatatatatatatatatagccatgtcaaaccattttcttttcacatcacttaattcacatctaattcaccttttctgtaaattggctccagattttggcctttcAAGTACTGTTACACtgctaaataacattttttttggaGTAGacatgagtcaaaataactttcacttctATGTCTGAGAAAGTCTGTTTTTGCCTTCATTATATTTGCTGTTatttcagctgtgtgagctttgccttttatggagttttgtgggcgtcaccagATGCAAATTAGCTGTGCTGTGCACGCTCCTGGTAATTTAGGGGTGATGTAatccaccaacacacacacgagtAGGAAGAAAATCCGACTTTCTGAAACCtttgtaaatccagcagaaagTTTATGTAAAAGATTGATAAACAAGGCCTAATATTTCTGCTACAACAAGCACTGATGCTATTTTTGTGTTTGAGTTATGATGGGCTCAATTAGTCAATAAACTGATATTAAACTTCTGGATATCTCAAACAGATTCAGCTCGGTTTTAAGTAATACATAAAGAGTTAGTTTGTAGTCACTTTCAATGagctattaaataaaatgcagctagTGGAAGCAGACCCAGACTCGAGCCCTGAGGTATGCTGTCAAATTCACAACAtacagagagagcaaaaaaaaaaaaaaaacccataacgAGGTGCTTGGATCAGACGTTGTGGCGCAGTGTTATGAAATTagtgatttaatttaatgtacGTATCATGTAAAGTAAACCAAACAGGATATATATTGTAGAAAATGGGTTCATTTTGTATGAAATACGAGATGTGGAAGATCTCGGAGACAGTAAGAGACGTCTCTGAGACGAGACACTAAGCAGAGAGACAGCGGCTTGTTCTTCCCCGACCGCAGTGCGTGCAGGAGTGTGTACATTCAGCGTGCAGACAATAACAATGTCCTTACCATACGTGGGCTGTGTAGTCTACATGGCAAGAATGTACACACTCGCTGTTTAAGGTGCGCGGCCTGTAGGCTAAATATGGACATTACGCCTCATAGCAAAGACTAATGTAGTGCTGTGGAGAAACCTACTCTTATCCTTCATCCTTTAAAGTTCACTACGCTTCCACGCTTGCACATTTAGTCTCTCAGTTTAAACCTGTGTAATTAAAGCTCGGACTCTTTTACTTTCAGCAAagtacttttttctttattttcagactttttttctatatttttcaaaaatcaccaaatatttaaatacatcttGTATTTTAACCTCGTTCGACATTAAATTGTATATTGTCAGAAAGCTTTTCGTGCATCGACAGACATTTTCTTAGATGACGTAATGATTCATGTtaaaaaactatatatttatCAGACATTTTCCCACGAGAAGTCATTTTTCTTAGCCCTTATCATTTGACATCagaattttacttttttaacatcTTGAGAAGTTTTAGCTTCAAACAGTATTTTATCTATACTTAAATGTGAATAGGgtttctaaaaataatttaatgaagtTTGATAATTTTGTGAAGATCTCAACATACAGTGTGATTATTactatttaacaaaaaacaaacaaaaaccccatttaattgttgttgttctttcagctgctcccattaggggtcgctaCAGCGGATCACTCGATCactacaccggatgcccttcctgacgcaaccctcccgatttaatccaggcttgggactggtaCTGGGAGCGCACTGTCTTGTACAACCCCAGTGAGagggggtcggttccctggccaggaatcgaacccgggctgcGGCAGTGAGAGagccgaggcctaaccactaatgaaaatttaatttagttttagttttttggGCACAGAGcagcataaaacacacacaataaaagtGCTATCTGCACTCTTCtgcatacatacactcacagatggccacgattggctagtgtcactgtgattgacaggggagagtgtGTATGCCTCTCCCAAACAGAGAACTTGGCCAGTTTTTGATAAGATACTTTTCTGTTGTGGCAGCATGTTTCAATTTTCATTATAACATCTGATATTAACATTCTGAGTATCAACCGATATCTGAACTTTACAGATGTAAAATGTAGCATCCAGCCAGAATTTTCAACACTAAACTAGAAGTGGACATGCCATTTATGCactaaactaactaactaaccaactaactaactaactaactaactagtcagatttataatattattttagctAGGTTTTGAGggaattctatttatttaattgtagttttttgttgttaatttatttttatttctgttcacCAAAAAAAGGGACACAATCACACCTGCTCTCTCATATTATCCACATCCATTCATCAACAGCAGCGTAAGTGCGTTGTTGATTGTCTTGTTATGTGTAGAGTTCTGACATGACAGACACCGGCAGTTCCTCTGCTAATTATGCAAATGCAAACACGGCTGGTTTAAACACCTCCGGATGAAGACATGCATTTTACTGCATTTAGCTACAAACATCAAACTTGGCAGCTGTGCCAAATAGCATCATTATCATAATCACACATAATTTAGTCATGTagtacttacacacacacacacattcacacacacacacacacacacacacacctctgaaaACATGGGCAGTTTTTTGGCAAAGTCGACGACGCGTGTGATGGCTGGCGTGATGATCTTGGTAAACTCGCTGAATGCCTCCAGGTCGACTTTATCCCCGTCTGATGTGGGGGCTACAGGCGACTGGCCGATGTCTTCAGGctggtttaaacacacacacacacacacacacacacacacacacacacaggagtcaGAGACCAACATTTAGCAGAGAACATCAAGTGTTGTATTCttcttatactgcagcaatttgcaaacaatgtgaatttttagttattaaaaaaagacataatttttatccatttattattacatttaatgttgtgcaggttagctcctgttctcacttatgttatagcaactataaacagttgttccctcaccagcctctctttttcctctctcttgaataaaaaaaataaataaataaaatttaaaaatagagagagagagagagagagagagagaacctggAAGGTGTAAGCTCCCCTatcctgtgctggaaaacttctgacctttaacctttacaaagcactgacaccggagactcctttcaaTGTGTCTAACAAGTGGCATACTtaaatagagaaataaataatcattggcaaattgtcaTGTAAGacacatgttaaataaaacacatgaacatgatgtgctgttataggaaaataatcaaccctgGGTGATAACGGTacctctgcttcatcacatcaccacattactgattatttttctataccagcacacccccaggtgttttatttcttacatatgcCGAGTTTGTTTAATAAAGTGGCCAAAATTTCCACATCCCTGGTTTCTGTGAAACAAACATCATCATGTATGATATTGTATTCATCATGACAATAGTAGTCATTTCCACCATGAGGTACAGTTTGAATCCAGTCTAGTACATTGCAAGCAACATAATGGcacattattttataatgtattttaggAAAAGGTGTAAATCAGGAACCCAGAGCTTGGGATTGTGGGATTGTTCAGCTCTTTTCTTCAGAAAGCAGTTAGAGGTGATTGATTGCTGGTTTATATCCGTACAATGGCCGCTGTGTTCAGCTTCAGGAAGGACGATAAGTCAGAGCGGTAGTGGCTATGGAAAATCAGCAGTGAGGTCCCCCGGTGTTCACTCATGCGTATCACGAATACGCCGCTCCCCGTCTCAGAGCCGTGCATCTATTACAGTTATTACGAACGACGATGTCTTTAATCATGAAAGTCCACGTGCGTTCTATGAACGATGGACACAACTAGACAGATGATACGTGAGGGACCGAGTCGACGCTGTGGCTGTatgtacagagagaaagacagattgtAAGGGATTGGAGGTAGGGAGTGggggaggagagagacacaACAGGCATGGCTTTAATCAGCCTCTGGATCCGCAATGGGACGAGAGCCAGCACTGCAGTGGCCCCTCCGACGTCCCACAATCCCCTGCAGCTGCTGCCTGCTAACAGCTGGAGTCAGGGCTGAGCACTGAGCGCACTCTAACTAGCACCGGTACACACTTACCCACACATCACACACGCTGTAAGGCTCAGGGCGTAATTCATAAGATTAAGTTGGGTGAAGTTttgatatattaaatataaaacaccattagttttcacttttttcagctTTTGAAAATGGCACTTTTAGTATCCAAAATGGAGAAAGGGTTgtgttttgaaatatatttgtatttatatatctgGCCTTAAAAATGGTTCAATTGACTATCAGGTGTTTGCTTGTAATAAAAACCTGTcatgtaaaacatttaataataaaaattaaacacttgGCATGTGGAGATGTGCtgagttttattcttcttatacaacagtaatttgccaacactaacattttttatttactgaagaatgacacattataccttttatctgtttatagctatggAACAtacaccagtctctcttttttctctctcttgaagttaatcagaaaaaaaattgcagcttgtcaggTTATAGAAtaaccgcaaagtgtaaactcctctgtcctgaagtgttAAAACTTAcaagtcacagctttacctgtgactgttacactggagactccttccataaaagttaaataaacatctccttacagaaaacttcaccatatcaatgaataTCCATCTATGTTAAATAACgtgttttattaataatcttagattatacaataacgtatcagaacgagtgcattaatataaacctgtgatttgcagctgcactactatcagagcagctgttatagaaaattaatcaacaccttctgaccaatcagaattgagaatgtGTACACCTGAtgagtgaaggaaaaaaaaaacaaaaggcacAAATacagaagaaaatcagcatgGTGGGCATTTACAGTACAGCTGAGGCCACTTGGAGAGGAAGCACTGTGTTTACAGCTTTCATTAAAGTGagaaagtctgtgtgtgtgtgtatgagagagagagagagagagagagagagagagagaggaaggaaggaagttaAACTCACAAGTTAAACTCATGGAAATAAAGAAGTGGTTGGCTTTATGGCTCCGTAATGTCACTGGTGTGATATGAATTAAAGTTTACAGCATGTTTTACAGCTGCTCTTAAATTCAATTGGTGCTCCCGAgtgttttgattaaaaaaaaaaaaaaaaaaaaaaggaatatggCCGAGGTGAAGGCTCTCAGTGCTTCTGAGGAACTTTTACAGCGTGCTTCTTTAATCTAAGCCGGATTTGTGTTTGGATTGGCTGGAGAGAGCGTGTGTCCTACGACTGTGTTTGGTTAAGCTTTTAcgagcgtgtgcgtgtgtgtgtgtgtgtgtgtgtgtgtgtgtgtgcgtgtgtgcacagGGGGTGTTCCCCTATTAGGCACTCTCTTGTGGTCTGTCTTTCCACTCTTTCACCACtgagctgtgctttttttctgactcacacacacacacacacacacacacaaaacctttaGGCAagaagttttattatttaccaTGTCCCTTCTGTGAATGAGGAAGACAGGAAGAAGATGTGgatgttagagagagagagagagagagagagagagagagacagagaaagcagaGATCAGTCAGTCAGAGTGTCGTGAGTACTCAGTTGTTTTACTGCTAATGTATCTGAGAGCTATAAGTGTTGTATatgaaagcgagagagagagagagagagagagagagagagggaaagaaagcaGAGATCAGTCAGTCAGAGTGACATGAGTACTCGACTGTTTTATAGCTGATGTATGTACGCTGTAAATGTTCTATATGAAGTCTAAGATACTTTATGGGCTGTTTTATAGGATTTCTCAGCTGGAAGGAGAAAATGGCTTCCTCTtaccctcactttctctctcgtTTTCACAACTTAGTGTTAATCTGCGGACTGGGAGCACTCATATTAGGTTTAGAAGGCCCCAGGAGGTGTC
The sequence above is a segment of the Pangasianodon hypophthalmus isolate fPanHyp1 chromosome 12, fPanHyp1.pri, whole genome shotgun sequence genome. Coding sequences within it:
- the thrab gene encoding thyroid hormone receptor alpha isoform X1; translated protein: MEHMPKEQDLNQSEREEKRWLNGPKRKRKNSQCSVKSMSGYIPSYLEKDEPCVVCGDKATGYHYRCITCEGCKGFFRRTIQKNLHPSYSCKYDGCCIIDKITRNQCQLCRFKKCIAVGMAMDLVLDEAKRVAKRRLIEENREKRRKEEMVKTLQNRPEPTGTEWELIRIVTEAHRHTNAQGSHWKQKRKFLPEDIGQSPVAPTSDGDKVDLEAFSEFTKIITPAITRVVDFAKKLPMFSELPCEDQIILLKGCCMEIMSLRAAVRYDPESETLTLSGEMAVKREQLKNGGLGVVSDAIFDLGKSLAQFNLDDTEVALLQAVLLMSSDRSGLTCVEKIEKCQETYLLAFEHYINYRKHNIPHFWPKLLMKVTDLRMIGACHASRFLHMKVECPTELFPPLFLEVFEDQDV
- the thrab gene encoding thyroid hormone receptor alpha isoform X2; amino-acid sequence: MHILHSNSVIRWLNGPKRKRKNSQCSVKSMSGYIPSYLEKDEPCVVCGDKATGYHYRCITCEGCKGFFRRTIQKNLHPSYSCKYDGCCIIDKITRNQCQLCRFKKCIAVGMAMDLVLDEAKRVAKRRLIEENREKRRKEEMVKTLQNRPEPTGTEWELIRIVTEAHRHTNAQGSHWKQKRKFLPEDIGQSPVAPTSDGDKVDLEAFSEFTKIITPAITRVVDFAKKLPMFSELPCEDQIILLKGCCMEIMSLRAAVRYDPESETLTLSGEMAVKREQLKNGGLGVVSDAIFDLGKSLAQFNLDDTEVALLQAVLLMSSDRSGLTCVEKIEKCQETYLLAFEHYINYRKHNIPHFWPKLLMKVTDLRMIGACHASRFLHMKVECPTELFPPLFLEVFEDQDV